In the Chiloscyllium plagiosum isolate BGI_BamShark_2017 chromosome 15, ASM401019v2, whole genome shotgun sequence genome, one interval contains:
- the lpar4 gene encoding lysophosphatidic acid receptor 4, with protein MGNDSQNPTCLINDSFKYTLYGSVYSIVFILGLLTNCTSLYFFSCKMKMRNETTIFMTNLAVSDLLFVFTLPFKIFYNINRHWPFGDGLCKVSGTAFLTNIYGSMLFLTCISADRFLAIVYPFRSRTIRTRRNTSIICAGVWLLVLSGGISASLFSTTNNRGNNSSTTCFEGFSKATWKTYLSKITIFIEIVGFLIPLLLNLTCSSLVLRTLRKPETLSPIGANKERVLKMIIVHLSIFIICFVPYNSILFIYALVRSQAIANCSLERFAKTMYPITLCLATTNCCLDPFVYYFTSEYFQKYFNIRPCTKLDSIFKSETPLTIKGEALTETVNKNGANIHLESQF; from the coding sequence ATGGGGAACGACAGCCAGAACCCAACGTGTCTCATCAACGATTCATTCAAGTACACCCTGTATGGCTCCGTGTACAGCATTGTATTTATTCTTGGGTTGCTGACAAACTGCACCTCACTGTACTTCTTCAGCTGCAAAATGAAGATGCGCAATGAGACCACGATTTTTATGACCAATCTTGCTGTCTCGGACCTCCTTTTTGTCTTTACACTgccctttaaaatcttttacaaCATCAACCGCCACTGGCCCTTTGGTGACGGGCTGTGCAAGGTCTCTGGGACAGCGTTCCTCACGAACATATACGGGAGCATGCTGTTTCTCACCTGCATCAGTGCCGACCGATTCCTGGCCATAGTTTACCCCTTCAGGTCCAGGACCATCAGGACAAGGAGAAACACCAGCATCATCTGTGCTGGAGTGTGGCTTCTGGTGCTCAGTGGGGGAATCTCTGCATCTCTATTCTCCACCACTAACAACCGGGGCAATAACTCCAGTACCACCTGCTTTGAAGGTTTCTCCAAGGCCACATGGAAAACCTACCTGTCCAAGATCACCATATTCATTGAAATAGTTGGATTTCTTATTCCCTTGCTGTTGAATCTGACCTGCTCCTCATTGGTTCTGAggactctgaggaagccagagACATTGTCTCCAATCGGAGCCAACAAAGAAAGGGTACTGAAGATGATCATTGTGCACTTGTCCATTTTCATAATATGCTTTGTGCCCTACAACTCCATCCTGTTTATCTATGCTCTTGTGCGCTCACAGGCAATCGCAAACTGCTCCTTGGAGAGATTTGCCAAAACCATGTATCCCATCACTTTGTGCCTGGCTACCACAAACTGCTGTCTTGATCCCTTCGTTTATTACTTTACATCGGAATATTTTCAGAAGTATTTCAACATAAGGCCCTGCACCAAGCTCGATTCCATTTTCAAAAGTGAAACACCACTAACAATCAAGGGAGAGGCACTGACTGAGACTGTAAATAAGAATGGAGCcaatattcatttagaatctcaGTTTTAA